The proteins below are encoded in one region of Salmo salar chromosome ssa02, Ssal_v3.1, whole genome shotgun sequence:
- the LOC106590923 gene encoding 3-mercaptopyruvate sulfurtransferase has product FSRDSFLSRFITTVPRSTCITFATVGNYTNNHGAPCEGIVASKWLLDAVKDQRVGPKLRVLDTSWYLPKLRRNAKTEFKKRHIPGAAFFDIDQCCDKTSPLDHMLPSERIFADYVGNLGIGNDTHVVVYDASNFGAFSAPRVWWMFRVFGHSSVSVLNGGLKNWANEGLPVSDPYSRPEPTEFRAYLNRSWVKTYEDILDNLDGKEFQVVDARPGGRFRGVDPEPRDNTEPGHIPGSISMPFSSFLSAPGHLHPREDLQTMFTQAGVDLSHPLCVSCGSGVTASHVALAAHECGHPGVSVYDGAWSEWYTRAVPEHVISVGFGKHSPVFE; this is encoded by the exons TTCTCCCGGGACAGCTTTCTCTCTCGCTTCATAACAACCGTCCCTCGTTCTACCTGTATCACCTTTGCAACCGTCGGGAATTACACGAACAACCATGGCGCTCCATGCGAGGGCATCGTCGCATCCAAGTGGCTTCTCGATGCCGTCAAAGACCAACGGGTCGGACCCAAACTCCGCGTCTTGGACACGTCTTGGTACTTACCCAAACTCAGGCGCAACGCCAAGACCGAATTCAAAAAGAGGCATATCCCGGGTGCAGCCTTCTTTGACATAGACCAGTGCTGCGACAAAACTTCTCCGCTGGATCATATGCTGCCGTCCGAGCGCATTTTTGCAGATTATGTTGGAAATTTGGGAATTGGAAACGATACGCACGTCGTGGTCTACGATGCTAGCAACTTCGGCGCGTTCTCTGCGCCTCGAGTTTGGTGGATGTTCCGAGTTTTCGGCCacagttctgtctctgttctgaatGGAGGACTCAAAAACTGGGCGAACGAGGGACTTCCAGTGAGTGACCCGTACTCCCGACCCGAGCCGACCGAGTTTAGGGCCTATTTGAACCGCTCATGGGTGAAGACGTACGAGGACATTCTGGATAATCTGGATGGTAAAGAATTTCAGGTGGTCGATGCCAGACCAGGGGGGAGATTCAGAGGGGTGGATCCAGAACCTAGAGACa ATACTGAGCCAGGCCACATCCCTGGCTCCATCAGCATgcccttctcctccttcctctctgcgCCCGGTCACCTCCATCCCCGTGAAGACCTCCAGACCATGTTCACCCAGGCTGGTGTCGACCTCTCCCACCCGCTCTGCGTGTCCTGTGGGTCGGGTGTCACTGCCTCCCACGTGGCTCTCGCTGCCCACGAGTGCGGGCACCCTGGGGTGTCTGTGTACGACGGGGCGTGGTCCGAGTGGTACACCCGCGCCGTGCCTGAGCATGTGATCTCCGTGGGGTTTGGGAAACACTCCCCTGTGTTTgaatga
- the LOC106591120 gene encoding active regulator of SIRT1: MSASMIRRGLELLSDDIKDGSKKQKSAAKKKHTPSKAEVMGLVSTNRQGVSRQVRRLQGRLGPGKSKATVKDKRIKSAVEEFRKKQGKSHLSSNLLYFLGTGFRATDSDTMKIVNQNLGRQSRHRPDRPVKKAPKEKSVFTEDEFQQFQKEYFGRTVEEGN, from the exons ATGTCGGCATCAATGATTCGGAGGGGACTGGAGTTGCTAAGCGATGACATAAAAG ATGGTAGCAAGAAGCAGAAGAGCGCGGCCAAGAAGAAGCACACACCGAGCAAGGCCGAGGTGATGGGCCTGGTGAGCACCAACCGTCAGGGCGTCAGCAGGCAGGTCCGGCGGCTGCAGGGGCGTCTCGGTCCGGGGAAGAGCAAGGCCACCGTCAAAGATAAGAGGATCAAGTCTGCCGTCG AGGAGTTCAGGAAGAAGCAGGGGAAGAGCCATCTGAGCTCCAACCTGCTGTACTTCCTGGGGACGGGCTTCAGAGCTACAGACTCCGACACTATGAAG ATCGTCAACCAGAATTTGGGCCGGCAGTCTCGACACCGTCCGGACCGCCCGGTCAAGAAAGCCCCCAAGGAGAAGTCTGTGTTCACAGAGGATGAGTTCCAACAGTTCCAGAAGGAATACTTTGGCAGAACTGTGGAGGAGGGGAACTAG